From the genome of Mesotoga infera, one region includes:
- a CDS encoding prepilin-type N-terminal cleavage/methylation domain-containing protein, whose protein sequence is MSLLMSRRTKTRMHKGLTMVEIMVTLLLTTIIMGILYVVLASTFRISGQVQTQLAIDEEVMKLNGGLQTIISRNWTGLSVTGDASKTLSLQSRFAIIPDFVDATITYEDGKVLFVYYVNETQTTTTTIAQHLQDFRFDPSGQFIYYVGTFVIDNYSREVKGAVRFY, encoded by the coding sequence TTGAGTCTCTTGATGTCAAGGCGAACGAAAACAAGAATGCATAAGGGTCTCACTATGGTTGAGATAATGGTTACTTTGCTTCTCACAACGATCATTATGGGGATTTTATACGTTGTGTTGGCTTCCACTTTCAGGATAAGTGGGCAAGTTCAAACGCAACTCGCAATTGATGAAGAAGTGATGAAACTGAATGGTGGTCTACAGACTATTATATCGAGGAATTGGACAGGCTTGAGTGTTACGGGTGATGCATCGAAAACCCTGTCCTTGCAATCCCGATTCGCTATTATTCCCGACTTCGTTGATGCAACAATAACTTATGAAGATGGGAAAGTCCTTTTTGTCTATTATGTAAATGAGACGCAGACTACAACTACTACTATTGCTCAACATTTGCAGGATTTCCGATTTGATCCAAGTGGTCAGTTTATCTATTATGTTGGAACATTTGTTATCGATAATTATTCAAGAGAAGTGAAAGGGGCAGTGAGGTTCTATTAG
- a CDS encoding type II secretion system protein, whose protein sequence is MRTKGFTISEIVIVLAIIALLITSGVALIIQYRSLSSRLEVVTNLHSAKILVEGLIRNSLVQENIEGVITKLSEYPGFEDVEAELIDATDTINGTVFTVRLLDRRIAREEEFYVYRFDPFKK, encoded by the coding sequence ATTAGAACGAAGGGGTTTACGATTTCGGAGATTGTAATAGTGCTTGCAATAATCGCGCTACTGATTACATCTGGAGTGGCGCTGATTATCCAGTATAGAAGCCTTTCTTCAAGACTTGAAGTGGTTACGAATCTTCACTCGGCCAAAATCCTTGTTGAGGGACTTATTAGGAATAGCCTTGTACAGGAGAACATTGAAGGAGTCATTACGAAACTTTCGGAGTATCCAGGATTTGAAGACGTAGAAGCTGAACTGATAGATGCGACTGATACGATTAACGGAACGGTTTTTACTGTTAGGTTGTTAGACAGGAGAATTGCCCGAGAGGAGGAATTCTATGTATACAGATTCGACCCTTTCAAGAAGTAG